The stretch of DNA TTTTATACTATTTATGATCTACAAACTATTCAGTTAAAGCATACAAGGTACAATATTTTTTTGGGATAATTTATGGTCATATTTCCAAAACATCACCTTGTATTATATTAATGCTTATCTATTATTAGAATCCTAATTCTTCAACCACCTTCTCAGGGCGAATCCGACTTAAATTAAAACTAAAGGTAATCCGTCTATAAAATTCTTTGCCGACAAATGATTTAATTTTATTCTCAATATTGTCTGTACCAAAAAGAGGCAAATAGATCCCTCCTGCTCCATCCCAAAGGTCAATCATCAAGCCTCCACTAACCATAATTTCATCTGCGATACTGGGATTCGTCACCAACACATCTGTTATTTTGTGGTATCCAATATCTAAAAAAGGCTTCAATTTGATAAATTTTGTCCTAAATGGCAATTTAATTGGAATATCTGACTTGATATTAATGGCAAATAAGAAGGTATTTGTTGCTCCTGCATATTGGATGGGTTCTATAGCCGTCTTAAAACCTCCTTCCCGAATAGAGATTTGTTGTGCCAATGCATTATCATATTCTCTACGCCCCATTACGTGATCATCATAATGATAATCGTGTCGGTTTCCTGCTATTAATAACAAGGGCATTGCTCCAAAATCACGATCGGTATGCCATAAAAAACCTCCTGTAAAAATACGTAAATCAACAGCCCATAAACGGCTATACATAATTTTAAAATTGGCTTCTAAGGTCAATTTTAAATAATGCTGCTTCTCTTGAATATCATTATAATTGGCATACTCCAAGGTCGTCAAAACATTAAGAGGAGCCTGAGCTTGCTTGTTCACATAATAATGACTCAAACGATGTGTGCTACGCCAACTCACTTCTTTTCCCAAATAGTTATAATAGGAAAATAAACCATTGTTCTCCCTTGTTTCTTGTCCCTGTTCTTCAAAGATAAAAGAATGGGCAAAACGAAAACGGTGTCGTTCTTTGCTAAGGTCACTTGTTTTTCGAAATTCAAACTCTACAAAAGGTGTGATTTTATAAAATCGTTCTTTAAATTTATAAGGTCTATCCTGAGAAAAACGCTTCAATCGCTTATGAAAGGTTTTAAAACTCAGACCATGTGAAAAACGATGCCGCTTAATATAACTATGATGTTTGAGTTCTGCCATCCCTACAGGAGCCAAAGAAAAAGTGCCAAAAAATGGAACAATGGCATACTCCCATTTAGGTTTAGGAATCGGCAAATTATAAACAGCAGCTCCGATCATAACACCATCGTATAGATTAAACCCTAACAATGGCAAAACATTAATGCGAGGTTGATCTGGATTTCTAAAGTCTGCCAATAAACGAATTTTGACAGGTTCTCCCTTCTTAAACCGACTATAAACTCTAATTTCATTATTATTCCGATTCACTTCTGGCATTTCTTTCTCTGCATCAATCTTGTAAGCAACCGCTGGTTCTGACATCATTTCTATAATGGTGTCTTGCCCCCTTTCTAGTGGCTCGACCCAAATTTTTTCTATCACATTCCCCTCTTCATCCAAGGCAGACAACGAAACAGGTGCAGGAATTTCACCTTTGTTTTCAATCCTAATTTCAGCCTTATTATGTTTGTTGCAACAGCTATGACCTGTAGAAGCATAGTCAATTTGCTGTGTTGTATTAATGACATAATCAAAGAACCAACTTAGGTCCTTTGTACTTTCCTTTTCAAATAATGCTCTTAAATCTGCTGGGCTAGGATGTTTAAATTTCCAAGTTTCAAAATAGATTTTTAGGATTCGATCCAATTCCTCTGTGCCCAAATATTCTTGCAGATATCGAAAAGACATGGTTGGTTTTGCATAACCACAAATATAATAATTGATCGATGACAAATCTTGCGAACGACTTTCTATGGGTTGGTCTTCATATTTTTTAGTTTCGTACAAATAAGCTAAATATTCCATCCCTGTATTATAGCCATAATATCGAGACATATACCTTGCATCCATATAAGTATTCCAACCTTCATCCATCCAAGGATGATCCCGTTCATTGCTTCCCAATACTCCATAAAACCAATTATGCCCCACTTCATGTGTAATTACATTGTCTAACCCTTCTTCATATCCTGCTATTCCAATAACGGTTACCATAGGATACTCCATATCCTGCCCCTTGTAATCTCCTTGCACTACAGTCATAGATGAATAAGGGTATTCTCCAACAATGTCGGAATAAAACGCTAACGCTCTATTGGTATACTTGATCGCTTCTGTCCATAAATAAGCTTCTTTTTTGGTAAACATAGCATAGGTATCTACTGTTTTTCCAGATGCTAACTGAACTTCGCCCTTCTGAACATAATAGCGTTTGTCCGCAAACCAAGCAAAATCATGAACATGATTTGCTGTATAACGAATGGTCTTTTTCTTTTCACTAGAAGGTGGAAATGGGTCTGCTTCAAAAGCTACTTGTTCATAATTTATTTGTTTAGAAGCCTCTGCTCTCTCCTCCAGAAATTTTTGTTCAGATGCTGTTTCTAATGTTCCCGTTGCCCCTACAATATAATTTTCAGGCAATGTAATAGAGACATCAAAAGAACCAAACTCAGCATAAAACTCGCCTTGATCCAAGTAAGGCATTGGATGCCAACCATCTTGATCATAAACCGCAGGCTTAGGATACCATTGACACATCATATAAGCTTGGTCTTTGTGCGCTAATCGAGAAAAATTATGAGCAACTTTTACCCTAAAAGGGGTTTTAATGACAGCTGTTTCGCCTGGTAAAATAGCTTTAGGGAGATTCAATTTGGCGATATCGGGCTGTTCAAAATCTTCTTCCCAGTTAATGACCTCGTCGTTACAAGTAAACGCTAACTGATCGATAAATCCCCGATCTTGTTTTTTACTAAAATGAAAATCCAGCCTATTTTGATTCAATAGCTGTTTTGCAAAATCAGTTTGTTGATGTTTATAGGCATTCGGCCATAGATGAAAATACAAATACGACAAAGTGTCAGTTGAGTTATTGGTGTATTTTATTTCAATATTTCCTTGCAGGAAATGTTCTATGTCATCCAATTCTACTGCTATCTTATAAGCTACTTCTTGCTGAAAGTATGCCTTTTCTTGAGCCGCTAAATCACTTATAATCAAAAATAAAGTTGATATAAAAAAATAGTTTCTTATTGATAAAAATAGAGTAGTCATATGATTTTTTTTAATAAAAAAGATATAGTATCCAATTTACAACTTTTAAAGTTTTGATAAAAATTCCAGAACTATTACTAATGGAACAACGTTTGACTTAATAGTTAAAGAATAGATTTTGTCATTTATGGAGCTAGAATAGTTAGTGATACTATAAATCAACATACTATTACTTATAAACATAATAGAAAAAAGATTACAAATTATAAACAGTATAGTTACAAATAAGCCTTGACTATTGCTCTTTTTATTTGTATATTTAAAGAAAGAGGTACTACTATAGTATCATTTGAAATCCAAACAACTTGTAGATGGAAGCACATGATTATGATGGCGAACATCAACCAGATTTGAAATTACTGGTACAACGATATGAAGAAATGCTAAGAGAAGGTGGCATCTCTTTTTTAGAGATTGATAGTTTTTTAATGTTGGCTGATTATTATGAAGAAAGCAGTCAGTTTAAACAAGCATTGGGAGTATTAAGTCAAGCAATGAAGCAACATCCCTTTTCTGCGTCTTTATATATTCGAAAAGCTCAAATTTTTACGGAACAGGAGCAGTATGAATTCGCATTTGAGGCCTTAGAATCTGCAATTATTTATGAACCATCTGATTTAGATATTTACCTCACGAAGGCTGATATCTATATGAGGATGTTTGATCAGAAAAATGCTATAAAGGTCATTCAAATTGCGAAAAAATATGCGAACCCTGAAGAGGTCGCTGATCTTTATATTTTAGAATCTACAATCTATGAAACAAAAAAAGATTATATCAATGCCCTAAAGTACTTAAAAAAAGCACTTTGGAGAGATCCTAAAAATGATATTGCACTTAGTCGCATATCAGGCTTATATGATCTTACTAAAAGCTACAGTGAGTCCATTTCATTTCATTTAAAATTAATCAATAAACAACCTTACTCCTATTGGGCTTGGTACAATCTAGGCTTAGCCTACATGCAAATCGGCTCACTCAAAGAGGCTGCAGAGGCTTTTGATTATGCCATTGTTATTAATGAACAGTTTGAACCTGCTTATCATTATTATATTGATTGTTACATTGGCTTAGAGGAATATGACTTAGCACTTCGCTATCTAGGAGAATATCAAGATTTTTTTGAATCTGACGCTGAAATATGGTATCGTTTTGGGCAATGCTATGAATATAAACATCAATACGCTGTCGCTCGAAAGAACTATAGCAAAGCACTAGAATACAATAGTTTAAATGGCCTAGTTTACTACAACATTGGAAATTGTTATGTAGAAGAAAATGAATGGCATTTAGCGGAAAAAGCATTCTTGCAAGCTTATTCTGTCAATCGATTTAATGCTGAATTTTGCCTATCCTTGGCAGACACCTATGATGCCTTAGAAAATTCCGATAAAGCACATGAGTTTTATCATAAAGCATTAGCGATAGAACCTAAGGAAGTAGGCATTTGGATTCATTATATTGAATTCTTAATTGACGAAGAGTCTTATGCTGTTGCATCCGAAATGTTAGATGAAGCTAGGGAATATGTAGATAGTGTATTATTAGATTATGCCCAAGCGGCTGTTTTGATCGAGTCAGGGCAACGTCAAGAAGGGTTTATTGTTTTGGGACGTGCTTTGTTAGATAATTATACGATACATACTTATATTTATCAGATTGCTCCACGATTGAAACAAGATCCTAATCTTGCTTCATTTATTTTGAGCTATAAAGAAGAAGAATAGTATACGTCTTTCTCTAAAAAAAGAAAATCGCTAAACTTTAATTGATAAAGTTTAGCGATTTTTTATTCTAGCAGAATAATGACCTATGGCAAGGTTGCAATCATAGCAGCATAAGCTCCATTATCTCCAGAACTGTGGAAAGAAGTTGTAGAACAACCTAGCTCTGTAGCACGCTCATTAATTTTAGCGACTCTATTATCTGGATTTGGGTGTGTACTCAAAAACGCTGGGGTACCAGAAGTTTGTCCTTGAGCAATTAATTTAGTAAAAAATCCAGCCGCTCCATTACAAGCATATTTTGAACTTTGTAAATAATCTACTGAATGTTCATCAGCATCGGTTTCGTGTGCACGACTAAAACCTAGCTCTGTCAAGCCTCCAGCAACTTGGCTCAACTGTGCAGCAGTTGCATTATTACTAGCAATGGCTATTAACATATCAATGCCATACTTTTCTGTCATACTAGCAGTAGAATGACGCTGATCTGCATGTGCGATTTCATGCGCCAAAACTCCAGCTAAATGATCTACTTCATCCAAGTATTTCATCAAACCAGTATAAACATAGATATAACCGCCTGGTGCGCAAAAGGCATTTAGCGTAGCATCATCGTGAATAATTTTAAGTTTCCAATCAAACTTATCTTTGTATTTTACTTCTGGCGATTTTAATATCTCATCACGCATATCCAACAAATAGGCATAAGCAGTAGGATATTGTGTTTCGCTCAAAAGTGGATATTGAGTAGGGTCATTTGCTATTTCTGCTTCTAATTGTGCACCTAATTGTTTGTCCTGATCTACTGTAAAAATATTAATCGGTCGATCGCAAGCACTACCAAATACAGCAACTAAAACCAATAAGGTCAATAAATTTCTAAACTTTGTCATTATCTCTATGGATTTTGCTTATTATAATTAATATAAAAATTCTAATACGAAGTACCGCTTTTTTGAGCAAAAAGGAGGGCTAATTCTTGCCAAAGAAGCATTTTTTTTGCCAAAAAATAAACTAAATAC from Aureispira anguillae encodes:
- a CDS encoding M48 family metalloprotease; amino-acid sequence: MTKFRNLLTLLVLVAVFGSACDRPINIFTVDQDKQLGAQLEAEIANDPTQYPLLSETQYPTAYAYLLDMRDEILKSPEVKYKDKFDWKLKIIHDDATLNAFCAPGGYIYVYTGLMKYLDEVDHLAGVLAHEIAHADQRHSTASMTEKYGIDMLIAIASNNATAAQLSQVAGGLTELGFSRAHETDADEHSVDYLQSSKYACNGAAGFFTKLIAQGQTSGTPAFLSTHPNPDNRVAKINERATELGCSTTSFHSSGDNGAYAAMIATLP
- a CDS encoding tetratricopeptide repeat protein — its product is MEAHDYDGEHQPDLKLLVQRYEEMLREGGISFLEIDSFLMLADYYEESSQFKQALGVLSQAMKQHPFSASLYIRKAQIFTEQEQYEFAFEALESAIIYEPSDLDIYLTKADIYMRMFDQKNAIKVIQIAKKYANPEEVADLYILESTIYETKKDYINALKYLKKALWRDPKNDIALSRISGLYDLTKSYSESISFHLKLINKQPYSYWAWYNLGLAYMQIGSLKEAAEAFDYAIVINEQFEPAYHYYIDCYIGLEEYDLALRYLGEYQDFFESDAEIWYRFGQCYEYKHQYAVARKNYSKALEYNSLNGLVYYNIGNCYVEENEWHLAEKAFLQAYSVNRFNAEFCLSLADTYDALENSDKAHEFYHKALAIEPKEVGIWIHYIEFLIDEESYAVASEMLDEAREYVDSVLLDYAQAAVLIESGQRQEGFIVLGRALLDNYTIHTYIYQIAPRLKQDPNLASFILSYKEEE
- a CDS encoding M1 family metallopeptidase; this encodes MTTLFLSIRNYFFISTLFLIISDLAAQEKAYFQQEVAYKIAVELDDIEHFLQGNIEIKYTNNSTDTLSYLYFHLWPNAYKHQQTDFAKQLLNQNRLDFHFSKKQDRGFIDQLAFTCNDEVINWEEDFEQPDIAKLNLPKAILPGETAVIKTPFRVKVAHNFSRLAHKDQAYMMCQWYPKPAVYDQDGWHPMPYLDQGEFYAEFGSFDVSITLPENYIVGATGTLETASEQKFLEERAEASKQINYEQVAFEADPFPPSSEKKKTIRYTANHVHDFAWFADKRYYVQKGEVQLASGKTVDTYAMFTKKEAYLWTEAIKYTNRALAFYSDIVGEYPYSSMTVVQGDYKGQDMEYPMVTVIGIAGYEEGLDNVITHEVGHNWFYGVLGSNERDHPWMDEGWNTYMDARYMSRYYGYNTGMEYLAYLYETKKYEDQPIESRSQDLSSINYYICGYAKPTMSFRYLQEYLGTEELDRILKIYFETWKFKHPSPADLRALFEKESTKDLSWFFDYVINTTQQIDYASTGHSCCNKHNKAEIRIENKGEIPAPVSLSALDEEGNVIEKIWVEPLERGQDTIIEMMSEPAVAYKIDAEKEMPEVNRNNNEIRVYSRFKKGEPVKIRLLADFRNPDQPRINVLPLLGFNLYDGVMIGAAVYNLPIPKPKWEYAIVPFFGTFSLAPVGMAELKHHSYIKRHRFSHGLSFKTFHKRLKRFSQDRPYKFKERFYKITPFVEFEFRKTSDLSKERHRFRFAHSFIFEEQGQETRENNGLFSYYNYLGKEVSWRSTHRLSHYYVNKQAQAPLNVLTTLEYANYNDIQEKQHYLKLTLEANFKIMYSRLWAVDLRIFTGGFLWHTDRDFGAMPLLLIAGNRHDYHYDDHVMGRREYDNALAQQISIREGGFKTAIEPIQYAGATNTFLFAINIKSDIPIKLPFRTKFIKLKPFLDIGYHKITDVLVTNPSIADEIMVSGGLMIDLWDGAGGIYLPLFGTDNIENKIKSFVGKEFYRRITFSFNLSRIRPEKVVEELGF